One genomic segment of Pseudomonadota bacterium includes these proteins:
- a CDS encoding flagellar motor protein, producing the protein MDILSVVGFILAMVAILVGAVLKGAGLKALLSAAAFMIVFVGTFASIFIQTPLPVFKLALNRVSWVFKPPALGAELLIQKIVEWSNIARKQGLLGLEPMIRQQEDTFVQKGLQLVVDGSEPDAIRGIMEVELGVREHNDNRAAKVWEGMGIYAPTLGIIGAVLGLMAVMQNLADPSKLGHGIAAAFTATIYGIGLANLFFLPMAGKLKGIVAEQSQVREMIIEGMISIAQGENPRAIEAKLHGYLH; encoded by the coding sequence ATGGATATCTTATCGGTAGTCGGATTCATTCTCGCGATGGTGGCCATCCTGGTGGGCGCCGTCCTCAAGGGCGCGGGCTTGAAGGCGCTGCTGTCGGCTGCCGCGTTCATGATCGTGTTCGTCGGCACGTTCGCGTCGATCTTCATCCAGACGCCGCTGCCGGTTTTCAAACTCGCGCTGAATCGCGTCAGCTGGGTGTTCAAGCCGCCGGCGCTGGGCGCCGAGCTGCTGATCCAGAAAATCGTCGAGTGGTCGAACATCGCCCGCAAGCAGGGGTTGTTAGGCCTGGAGCCCATGATCCGCCAGCAGGAGGACACCTTCGTGCAGAAGGGCCTGCAGCTCGTGGTGGACGGCTCGGAGCCCGACGCGATCCGCGGCATCATGGAAGTCGAGCTCGGTGTGCGCGAGCACAACGACAACCGCGCCGCGAAGGTCTGGGAAGGAATGGGAATCTACGCGCCCACGCTCGGCATCATCGGTGCCGTGCTCGGCCTGATGGCCGTCATGCAGAACCTGGCGGATCCGTCGAAGCTCGGCCACGGCATCGCCGCGGCGTTCACCGCGACCATCTACGGCATCGGCCTCGCCAATCTTTTCTTCCTGCCCATGGCCGGCAAGCTCAAGGGCATCGTCGCCGAGCAGAGCCAGGTGCGCGAGATGATCATCGAAGGAATGATTTCGATCGCGCAAGGCGAGAACCCCCGCGCGATCGAAGCCAAGCTCCATGGCTATCTGCATTGA
- a CDS encoding HDOD domain-containing protein codes for MVVTRGVISAAGRGSDAARLVEALGVELAGEKIDLPSFPDIAVRVRRALANDEVEIEHVVRVVSAEPALAARLLQLSNSAALNASGKRLTDLRAAISRIGFNMARSATIAFAMSQLRRAEAYKGLDEPLMELWQHGAHVGAVSHVIASRFTQVNADTSLLAGLLQGVGKLYLLTRAARYPALLRDAGTYQQIVAEWHGRVAQAILRNWDMAEEVVRAVVDCEDLDRTHEGTTDLTDVLAVSNALASLGPDPRGDDMLFLGMPAARRMKLDAKSCGAALAESHHAISSLRQALGA; via the coding sequence TTGGTTGTTACCCGCGGCGTGATTTCAGCCGCTGGGCGTGGCAGCGATGCCGCACGCCTCGTCGAAGCATTGGGCGTCGAGCTGGCGGGCGAAAAGATCGACCTGCCGAGTTTCCCCGATATCGCCGTGCGCGTCCGCAGGGCGCTCGCCAACGACGAAGTCGAAATCGAACACGTCGTACGCGTCGTCAGCGCCGAGCCGGCGCTGGCCGCGCGGCTGCTGCAGCTTTCGAATTCCGCGGCGCTCAACGCCAGCGGCAAGCGCCTCACCGATCTGCGCGCTGCGATCTCCCGCATCGGATTCAACATGGCACGCAGCGCGACGATCGCCTTCGCGATGTCCCAGCTGCGCCGTGCGGAGGCCTACAAGGGACTCGACGAGCCGTTGATGGAGCTCTGGCAACACGGCGCCCATGTCGGCGCGGTAAGCCATGTCATCGCCAGCCGCTTCACGCAGGTGAACGCGGATACCTCGCTACTCGCCGGGCTGCTGCAGGGCGTCGGCAAACTCTATCTACTCACGCGTGCGGCGCGATATCCCGCGTTGCTGCGGGACGCCGGCACCTACCAGCAAATCGTCGCTGAGTGGCACGGGCGGGTAGCCCAAGCCATTCTGCGCAATTGGGATATGGCCGAGGAGGTCGTCCGCGCCGTTGTGGACTGCGAGGACCTCGACCGCACTCACGAGGGGACTACCGATCTCACGGACGTACTCGCTGTCAGCAACGCGCTGGCGTCGCTCGGGCCCGATCCGCGCGGCGACGACATGTTGTTCCTTGGAATGCCCGCCGCGCGCCGGATGAAGCTCGACGCAAAATCCTGCGGCGCGGCGCTGGCTGAATCCCACCACGCAATTTCCTCGCTTCGGCAGGCATTGGGCGCATGA
- a CDS encoding DUF2802 domain-containing protein, whose translation MSMENYETVLLGLRAALLLLAFGGFAWALLAARRDSAANFARLSAQHDQALVEIQRLAEKLTELSSQVHDLSLPSPMVSRQAAAPAEAPQPLPGAAPSGARGYEMAIRMARGGASIEEIVASCGTTRAEARLLRRLHCAAGAHAA comes from the coding sequence ATGTCGATGGAGAATTACGAAACCGTGTTGTTGGGCCTGCGCGCCGCGCTGCTGCTGCTGGCTTTCGGTGGCTTTGCGTGGGCATTGCTCGCCGCGCGCCGCGATTCCGCCGCCAACTTCGCGCGTCTCTCCGCGCAACACGACCAGGCGCTCGTCGAGATCCAGCGGCTCGCCGAGAAACTCACCGAACTCTCAAGTCAAGTGCACGACCTTTCGCTGCCGTCGCCCATGGTCAGCCGCCAGGCGGCGGCGCCCGCCGAAGCGCCGCAGCCATTGCCCGGTGCCGCTCCGAGCGGTGCCCGCGGCTACGAGATGGCGATCCGCATGGCCCGCGGGGGCGCGAGCATCGAGGAGATCGTCGCGAGCTGCGGCACCACGCGGGCCGAAGCGCGCCTGTTGCGCCGTCTGCACTGCGCCGCCGGTGCCCACGCGGCTTGA
- a CDS encoding dihydrofolate reductase family protein, producing the protein MGILTFSINVTLDGCVDHQEGIADDETRAFFTRLMDESGAMLWGRVTYEMMESYWPAVARGDAEAPPAMREWAIKLAAKPKYVVSSTRKDFPWANSHHIAGNLRTGVRKLKDATPNGVLLGSGKLATELDRLDLIDEYKLLVHPRIAGHGPTLYEGGLPSTRRLELISAKPLRGGAVAMHYRRACDGRLNRSSITSQPTNEILLT; encoded by the coding sequence ATGGGAATCTTGACCTTCAGTATCAACGTCACCCTGGACGGCTGCGTCGATCACCAGGAAGGAATCGCCGACGACGAGACGCGCGCCTTCTTCACCCGCCTCATGGACGAGAGCGGGGCGATGCTGTGGGGCCGCGTCACTTACGAGATGATGGAGAGTTACTGGCCAGCGGTCGCCCGCGGCGACGCCGAGGCACCGCCGGCGATGCGCGAGTGGGCGATCAAGCTTGCGGCCAAGCCGAAGTACGTGGTGTCCTCGACGCGAAAGGACTTCCCCTGGGCCAACAGCCACCACATCGCCGGCAATCTGCGCACGGGTGTACGGAAGCTCAAGGACGCGACCCCGAACGGCGTGCTCCTCGGTAGTGGCAAGCTCGCGACCGAGCTGGACCGGCTGGATCTGATCGACGAGTACAAGTTACTCGTCCACCCCAGGATCGCCGGCCACGGCCCGACGCTTTACGAGGGCGGGCTGCCCAGCACGCGACGGCTCGAGTTGATCTCGGCGAAGCCGCTCCGCGGTGGCGCGGTTGCCATGCACTACCGGCGCGCGTGCGACGGTCGGCTCAATCGTTCGTCAATAACCTCACAGCCTACAAACGAAATCTTACTCACATGA
- a CDS encoding polymer-forming cytoskeletal protein: MPALPSAIVGISRQIAREFDTPDFAVYLRPTISRKIARFNYRSFVMALWNDQSDREKNAPAPAAKAPEKVAVLSAVSDAPVRPAVTQARSDAALKESVISAGLVIEGKIEGAGHVRIAGEFKGDVNVQGNLTIEPGAHLTGGVKADTVTIGGQLDGNIDAASRVELLQTGVLNGELKAGSLTVAAGSRMRGKAEFGWDEKSKH, from the coding sequence GTGCCTGCTCTACCCTCGGCCATTGTCGGCATATCCCGACAAATTGCTCGGGAGTTTGACACTCCGGACTTCGCTGTGTACTTACGTCCCACGATCTCGCGCAAGATCGCGCGTTTCAATTACAGGAGTTTCGTCATGGCATTGTGGAACGATCAATCTGACCGCGAGAAGAACGCCCCCGCCCCGGCTGCGAAAGCGCCCGAAAAGGTCGCCGTATTGTCCGCCGTTTCCGATGCGCCTGTGCGCCCTGCTGTTACGCAGGCCCGTTCGGATGCGGCGCTGAAGGAATCCGTGATTTCCGCCGGGCTCGTCATCGAAGGCAAGATCGAAGGCGCGGGCCACGTTCGCATCGCCGGCGAGTTCAAAGGCGATGTCAACGTGCAGGGCAACCTGACGATCGAGCCTGGCGCGCACCTGACCGGCGGCGTCAAAGCCGACACGGTGACCATCGGCGGCCAGCTCGATGGCAACATCGATGCCGCATCACGCGTCGAACTACTTCAGACGGGCGTGCTCAATGGCGAACTGAAGGCTGGCTCGCTCACTGTCGCGGCCGGTTCACGCATGCGCGGCAAGGCGGAGTTCGGTTGGGACGAGAAGTCCAAGCACTGA
- a CDS encoding HDOD domain-containing protein, translating into MALGTTTIENIVAHDAAALEKDLAGIKPDAQVALPGVPQIVTRLQQMLSDPNVGIPQLVPVINYEPVLVGRVLQMANSAALNPTRRKVTDIRNAVTRVGFDLLRSAALAYAMRQLSQAHQVKDIRPHMEALWERSAWTAAVSFVIARKFTRVNRDLAFLGGLMHGVGKLFILTRAAHYPFVLRDRTKYGAILRKWHAPFAKGILAGWRVNEDVIDAVVQYENLNREVVGDEPDLTDILATSYLVVGHAGRMHDLSMTVEKIASFSRLRLNLMAVEETLEQAKEEIEDLRLSIK; encoded by the coding sequence ATGGCGCTAGGGACGACAACCATCGAGAACATCGTCGCGCATGATGCCGCGGCGCTCGAGAAAGATTTGGCCGGGATCAAACCCGACGCGCAGGTTGCGCTGCCTGGCGTGCCGCAGATCGTCACGCGTCTGCAGCAGATGCTCAGCGATCCCAATGTCGGCATCCCGCAGCTCGTGCCCGTGATCAACTATGAGCCGGTGCTCGTGGGGCGCGTGTTGCAGATGGCGAATTCGGCAGCGTTGAATCCGACGCGCCGGAAAGTGACGGACATTCGTAACGCCGTGACGCGCGTGGGCTTCGACCTGCTGCGGTCGGCCGCGCTGGCTTATGCCATGCGTCAGCTGTCGCAGGCGCACCAGGTCAAGGACATCCGGCCACACATGGAGGCACTGTGGGAGCGCAGTGCGTGGACCGCGGCGGTGTCGTTCGTGATTGCGCGCAAATTCACGCGCGTGAATCGCGATCTCGCGTTCCTGGGTGGGCTCATGCATGGGGTGGGGAAGCTGTTCATCCTGACGCGTGCGGCGCACTACCCGTTTGTGCTGCGGGACCGGACGAAGTACGGCGCGATATTGCGCAAGTGGCATGCGCCGTTTGCGAAAGGGATTCTGGCGGGGTGGCGGGTCAATGAAGATGTGATCGACGCTGTCGTGCAGTACGAGAATCTCAACCGCGAAGTGGTGGGGGATGAGCCGGATCTGACGGATATTCTTGCCACTAGCTACCTTGTGGTGGGGCATGCGGGGCGTATGCACGATCTGTCGATGACGGTGGAGAAGATCGCGTCGTTTTCCCGGCTGCGGTTGAATTTGATGGCCGTGGAAGAGACGCTCGAGCAGGCGAAAGAAGAAATCGAAGATTTGCGGCTGTCGATCAAGTAA
- a CDS encoding MinD/ParA family protein yields MNASPVQVIAVTGGKGGVGKTTVAVNLAATLAQRGKQVMLLDGDLGLANVDVFLGLTPRLTLADVLAGNCSLEEIVLDAPQGFKVVPAASGIAQLAELDTLTHLGLVRAFGDLTTKLDVMVVDTAPGIAGSVLQFSQAAQQVLVVICDEPASLTDAYALIKILSRDHGVKKFRVLVNQVRGRGQGQGLFQRFERVATRFLTVELDYVGEIPEDPFLRRSIREQRPVVQAYPQSPSSVALKTLALRADMWPVAEGPRGNVEFFVERLIRRPSVRLEVVR; encoded by the coding sequence GTGAATGCGTCCCCGGTCCAGGTCATCGCCGTCACGGGCGGCAAGGGCGGCGTGGGCAAGACCACGGTCGCCGTGAATCTCGCCGCCACGCTCGCCCAGCGCGGCAAACAGGTCATGCTGCTGGATGGCGATCTGGGTTTGGCCAACGTCGACGTTTTTCTCGGCCTCACGCCGCGGCTCACGCTGGCCGACGTGTTGGCCGGCAATTGCTCGCTCGAAGAGATCGTCCTCGATGCGCCGCAGGGTTTCAAAGTGGTGCCGGCCGCCTCGGGTATCGCGCAACTCGCCGAGCTCGACACGCTGACGCATCTGGGTCTCGTGCGCGCCTTCGGCGACCTCACGACCAAGCTCGACGTGATGGTGGTCGATACCGCCCCCGGCATCGCAGGCTCCGTGCTGCAGTTCTCCCAGGCTGCGCAGCAGGTGCTGGTGGTGATCTGCGACGAGCCGGCGTCGCTCACCGATGCCTATGCGCTGATCAAGATCCTTTCGCGTGACCACGGCGTGAAGAAATTCCGCGTGCTGGTGAACCAGGTGCGCGGCCGCGGGCAGGGGCAGGGCCTGTTCCAGCGCTTCGAACGGGTGGCAACGCGGTTCCTGACCGTCGAGCTCGATTACGTCGGCGAAATCCCGGAAGACCCGTTCCTGCGCCGCTCGATCCGTGAACAGCGTCCCGTTGTGCAGGCTTACCCGCAGTCGCCGTCGTCCGTCGCCCTCAAGACCCTCGCGCTGCGGGCCGATATGTGGCCTGTAGCCGAAGGCCCCCGGGGGAACGTGGAATTTTTCGTGGAGCGCCTGATCCGGCGTCCGTCGGTCCGCCTCGAGGTGGTTCGATGA
- the flhF gene encoding flagellar biosynthesis protein FlhF has translation MKIQRYLAKDMRSALTQVREALGPDAVILSSGKVGDEVEVVAAIDFESQRATLEADPRARTPAPVVTRAAEPAVRSVDFTKLKRASSQLSPEVAHFGSHEDDAPLPKLEAPAAEATLAEEVKGMRRMLEAQLATLTWNDMSRRSPMQAAMLKELARLGLSNELSQSLAHKIPNDLNFTAARRFALATIARTVQVTGDRWLEEGGRVAFAGPAGAGKTTLIAKLAARWVLRHGPRRIALVSADAVRIGAHEQMHMLGRLLGVTAHTVYDIAELPELLAGLSGQRLVLIDTAGASPRDPELARRLRLLQQMQQEKMESAIVLPASTQAGTIDEVLNRFSLAQPTAVCITKVDEAASLGGILSALVRTKLPAAYVSDGQRVPEDLEPARAHSLVARAVDIAHRNNVTPDDETMQRRISGAEHVGT, from the coding sequence ATGAAAATACAAAGATATCTGGCCAAAGACATGCGCTCGGCGCTGACCCAGGTCCGCGAGGCCCTGGGGCCCGACGCGGTGATCCTGTCGTCCGGCAAGGTCGGCGATGAAGTCGAGGTGGTCGCCGCGATCGATTTCGAATCGCAGCGCGCGACGCTCGAAGCGGATCCGCGGGCGCGCACGCCGGCGCCGGTCGTCACGCGTGCCGCCGAACCGGCTGTCCGCAGCGTGGATTTCACCAAGCTCAAGCGCGCCTCGTCGCAGCTATCTCCGGAAGTCGCGCATTTCGGCTCGCACGAAGACGATGCTCCGCTGCCCAAGCTCGAAGCGCCCGCTGCCGAGGCGACGCTGGCCGAAGAAGTGAAGGGCATGCGCCGCATGCTCGAAGCGCAGCTCGCCACGCTCACCTGGAACGACATGTCGCGCCGCTCGCCGATGCAGGCCGCGATGCTCAAGGAGCTCGCGCGGCTCGGGTTGTCGAACGAGCTGTCCCAGTCGCTGGCGCACAAGATCCCGAATGACTTGAATTTCACCGCCGCGCGCCGTTTTGCGCTCGCGACGATCGCGCGCACCGTGCAGGTCACGGGCGACCGCTGGCTCGAAGAGGGCGGCCGCGTCGCGTTCGCCGGTCCCGCCGGGGCCGGCAAGACCACGCTGATCGCGAAACTCGCGGCCCGCTGGGTGCTGCGTCACGGCCCGCGCCGCATCGCGCTGGTGTCCGCGGACGCGGTGCGCATCGGCGCGCACGAACAGATGCACATGCTGGGGCGCCTGCTGGGCGTCACGGCGCACACCGTTTACGACATCGCCGAACTACCCGAGCTGCTGGCGGGCCTCTCCGGCCAGCGCCTGGTGTTGATCGACACGGCGGGCGCGAGCCCGCGCGACCCGGAGCTGGCGCGCCGCCTGCGGCTGCTGCAGCAGATGCAGCAGGAGAAGATGGAATCGGCGATCGTGCTGCCCGCGAGCACCCAGGCCGGCACCATCGACGAGGTCCTCAATCGCTTCTCGCTCGCCCAGCCGACCGCGGTGTGTATCACCAAGGTGGACGAAGCCGCGAGCCTCGGCGGAATCCTCTCGGCGCTGGTGCGCACCAAACTACCGGCGGCCTACGTGAGCGACGGGCAACGCGTGCCCGAAGATCTCGAGCCGGCCCGCGCGCACAGCCTCGTGGCGCGCGCCGTCGACATCGCCCACCGCAACAACGTGACACCGGACGACGAAACCATGCAGCGCAGAATCTCGGGAGCAGAACATGTCGGCACGTAA
- a CDS encoding NAD(P)H-dependent oxidoreductase — protein MLNAIALFSSSRRNGNTGQFVDRIATNLKIEIVDLASVRMSGYDYEHRNRNDDFEPLMKRVLEFDQLLFATPVYWYAVAPTMKVFLDRISDYLELPDLLNEGRRLRGKRAYVVCTSIYDEAPASFVNAFRDTFNYLGIHFGGVAHANCRDGYLPARHDTDADLFARQVKNAKADAKAQP, from the coding sequence ATGTTGAACGCCATCGCCTTGTTCTCCAGTTCCCGTCGCAACGGCAACACCGGCCAGTTCGTGGATCGCATTGCCACGAACCTGAAGATCGAGATCGTCGACCTCGCCAGCGTTCGAATGTCAGGGTACGACTACGAGCACCGAAATCGGAACGATGACTTTGAGCCGCTCATGAAGCGTGTATTGGAGTTCGATCAGTTGCTGTTCGCCACGCCCGTTTATTGGTACGCGGTAGCTCCGACGATGAAAGTGTTTCTCGATCGGATCTCGGACTATCTAGAGCTTCCCGACCTTCTGAACGAGGGTCGCCGATTGCGGGGGAAGAGGGCGTACGTGGTGTGCACGTCGATCTATGATGAAGCTCCCGCATCTTTCGTGAATGCCTTTCGCGATACGTTCAACTACCTTGGCATCCACTTTGGTGGCGTCGCACACGCCAACTGTCGAGACGGCTATTTGCCTGCCAGGCACGATACCGACGCTGACTTGTTTGCTCGGCAGGTAAAGAATGCAAAGGCGGATGCCAAGGCGCAGCCATGA
- a CDS encoding DUF1398 domain-containing protein, which produces MNTAQIAKLASASMSGSMPFPQIVSGLLGEGVESYHVDYRALHFTFYGVSSGVVVVPLIFERLPEIAERFDAPALRAAILDNQKKGQAFRDFCSRAILAGVHSYHAFLRGKRVVYLGRHGDQHVEWFPGAAPADV; this is translated from the coding sequence ATGAATACGGCGCAAATCGCCAAGCTTGCCTCCGCTTCGATGTCCGGCTCGATGCCTTTCCCGCAAATCGTTAGTGGTTTGCTTGGTGAAGGCGTCGAGTCCTATCACGTCGACTATCGAGCTCTGCATTTCACCTTCTACGGCGTGAGCAGTGGTGTCGTCGTCGTTCCTCTGATTTTTGAACGGCTGCCCGAGATCGCCGAACGTTTTGACGCGCCAGCTCTTCGTGCGGCAATCCTGGATAACCAGAAGAAAGGGCAGGCGTTCCGGGATTTCTGTAGCCGAGCCATCTTGGCTGGGGTGCACTCTTACCACGCTTTTCTGCGCGGCAAGCGTGTGGTCTACCTCGGTCGTCATGGAGACCAGCACGTCGAATGGTTTCCGGGCGCGGCACCTGCTGATGTCTAG
- a CDS encoding HDOD domain-containing protein, with product MSTAEATSTIETRAMPNTVVFAFVKALAAELSQGQVELPSVPDIVLKLQKTLSDENVSNDIVVRVVGSEPMLAGKLMSMANSAALNSSGRKIADLRMAVARVGFNIVRSASLAFVVDQLKKSPEFKHLEAPLDGLWKNSVQIAALSHVIARRFSSLNGDTALLAGLMHNVGRIYILTRAAKYPTLTADPLTYNAIVRDWHTNVSKALLENWRVADEIVDAVASHEDMDRDQRGPVTLTDVLSLATLVERNRHGGEMDAANDSLVKGLKRLQLQLRDCASVIDESAEEIAALKAALGG from the coding sequence ATGAGTACGGCAGAAGCCACTTCGACGATCGAGACGCGCGCGATGCCGAACACCGTGGTGTTCGCCTTCGTGAAGGCGCTTGCCGCCGAGCTTTCGCAGGGCCAGGTGGAACTGCCTTCGGTGCCCGACATCGTGCTCAAGCTGCAGAAGACGCTGTCCGACGAGAACGTCTCCAATGACATCGTCGTGCGCGTGGTCGGCTCCGAGCCCATGCTCGCAGGCAAACTCATGAGCATGGCCAATTCCGCGGCGTTGAATTCCTCCGGCCGCAAGATTGCCGACCTGCGCATGGCCGTGGCGCGCGTCGGGTTCAACATCGTCCGGTCGGCATCGCTCGCCTTCGTCGTCGACCAGCTCAAGAAGTCACCCGAATTCAAACATCTCGAAGCGCCGCTCGACGGCCTGTGGAAGAACAGCGTACAGATCGCGGCTTTGTCGCATGTGATCGCGCGGCGCTTCTCGTCGCTCAACGGCGATACCGCTTTGCTGGCGGGTCTGATGCACAACGTCGGCCGTATCTACATCCTGACGCGCGCGGCCAAATACCCAACGCTTACTGCCGATCCGCTGACCTACAACGCGATCGTGCGCGACTGGCACACGAATGTGTCGAAGGCGCTGCTCGAGAACTGGCGGGTCGCCGACGAGATCGTCGACGCGGTCGCCTCTCATGAAGACATGGACCGCGATCAGCGCGGGCCCGTGACGCTGACCGACGTGTTGTCGCTGGCCACGCTGGTGGAACGCAACCGGCACGGCGGCGAGATGGATGCCGCGAACGACTCGCTGGTCAAGGGATTGAAGCGCCTGCAGCTGCAGCTGCGCGATTGCGCCAGCGTGATCGACGAATCCGCCGAAGAAATTGCAGCGCTCAAAGCGGCGTTGGGAGGTTAG
- a CDS encoding RNA polymerase sigma factor FliA, with protein MTGVSAYSQRPSARETEALVMRHAELVKRIAYHLAGRLPASVEVDDLIQAGMLGLLEAAANYSAGRGASFETYAGIRIRGAMLDGLRKLDWAPRSVHRKARAVANAIRELEAEIGREARDTDVANKMGVSLDEYHKIVEDAAGCQIASLTTEEGEINATDPDADPFRDVIDERFRAALTDAIAGLPDRERTVMSLYYDDELNLKEIGAVLKVSESRICQIHGQALTRLQARLSGWRDRLE; from the coding sequence ATGACAGGAGTCAGCGCTTACAGCCAGCGTCCCAGCGCCCGGGAAACCGAAGCGTTGGTGATGCGCCATGCCGAATTGGTGAAACGCATTGCGTATCACCTGGCCGGCCGGCTGCCTGCGTCTGTTGAAGTCGATGACCTGATCCAGGCCGGCATGTTGGGGCTGCTCGAGGCGGCCGCGAACTACTCGGCGGGGCGCGGAGCTTCGTTCGAGACCTACGCCGGCATTCGTATCCGCGGCGCGATGCTCGACGGGTTGCGCAAGCTCGACTGGGCACCGCGCTCCGTGCATCGCAAGGCGCGCGCGGTGGCGAATGCGATTCGCGAGCTCGAGGCCGAGATCGGCCGCGAAGCGCGCGATACGGACGTGGCGAACAAGATGGGAGTGAGCCTCGACGAGTATCACAAGATCGTCGAGGACGCGGCGGGTTGCCAGATCGCGAGCCTCACGACCGAGGAGGGCGAGATCAACGCCACCGATCCCGATGCGGACCCGTTCCGCGACGTGATCGACGAGAGATTTCGCGCCGCGCTGACGGACGCCATCGCAGGCCTGCCGGATCGCGAGCGCACGGTGATGTCCCTGTATTACGACGACGAATTGAACCTGAAGGAGATCGGTGCGGTGCTGAAGGTGAGCGAGTCGCGTATCTGCCAGATTCACGGCCAGGCGTTGACGCGCCTGCAGGCGCGCTTGTCCGGCTGGCGCGACCGCCTCGAGTAG
- the motD gene encoding flagellar motor protein MotD yields MARKRRHEEHINHEAWAIPYGDLITLLLAFFVVMYAISSVNEGKFRVLSDSLQAAFRGSPTSLDPVKIGEKSRGTGVDIASSMANAKIEGEPHELLEAVSIGDQDGKGMGPAPRNGNAKKIEVIVPPELAKVADDVEASLAALVDAQLVTVKRHSFWIEVEIRADILFPSGVAIISPSAVPALQALARTLAPYPNPIRVEGHTDNKPIKTALFPSNWELSSARAASVVHLLADGGVSPNRLSVIGLGEWRPAKPNDTADNRNANRRVLLVILSGTADATDGSEPMEMPDIHSTEPAQQRAVPGEPAAPASAPTAMPLPTTTAPMPASAAAGLPPAVTPSTN; encoded by the coding sequence ATGGCGCGCAAACGTAGGCACGAAGAACACATAAACCACGAGGCGTGGGCGATTCCCTATGGGGATCTGATCACGTTGTTGCTGGCGTTTTTCGTCGTCATGTACGCGATCTCTTCGGTGAACGAAGGAAAATTCCGCGTGTTGTCGGATTCACTGCAGGCCGCGTTCCGTGGCTCGCCGACTTCGCTCGATCCGGTGAAGATAGGGGAGAAATCCCGCGGCACGGGCGTGGACATCGCATCGAGCATGGCCAATGCCAAGATCGAAGGCGAGCCGCACGAATTGCTCGAGGCCGTGTCGATCGGCGACCAGGACGGCAAGGGCATGGGACCCGCGCCTCGCAACGGCAATGCAAAGAAGATCGAGGTCATCGTGCCGCCCGAGCTCGCGAAAGTCGCCGATGACGTGGAAGCGTCGCTCGCGGCACTCGTCGACGCGCAGCTGGTGACCGTGAAGCGCCATTCATTCTGGATCGAAGTCGAGATACGCGCCGACATCCTGTTTCCGAGCGGCGTCGCCATCATCTCTCCATCGGCAGTGCCGGCACTGCAGGCGCTGGCGCGCACCCTCGCACCGTATCCGAACCCGATCCGCGTCGAAGGTCACACCGACAACAAACCCATCAAAACCGCGTTGTTCCCCTCGAACTGGGAGCTTTCTTCTGCGCGTGCCGCGAGCGTGGTCCATCTACTGGCGGACGGCGGTGTTTCACCGAATCGTCTGTCGGTGATCGGCCTCGGCGAATGGCGGCCCGCCAAACCCAACGACACGGCGGATAATCGCAACGCCAATCGCCGCGTGCTGCTCGTGATCCTGTCGGGCACCGCCGACGCCACCGACGGCAGCGAGCCGATGGAAATGCCCGACATCCATTCGACCGAGCCCGCGCAGCAACGCGCGGTGCCCGGAGAACCGGCGGCGCCGGCCAGCGCGCCCACTGCGATGCCATTGCCCACGACCACCGCGCCCATGCCAGCATCCGCGGCAGCAGGATTGCCGCCCGCTGTGACGCCGTCGACGAACTAG
- a CDS encoding type II toxin-antitoxin system HicB family antitoxin, translating into MRYAVVIENAGSNFSAYVPDLPGCIATGATLADTEAAIREAIAFHLDGLREDGSPIPPPSSTVEYVEVAA; encoded by the coding sequence ATGCGCTACGCCGTTGTCATTGAAAACGCGGGTTCGAACTTCTCGGCCTATGTTCCAGATCTGCCGGGTTGCATCGCAACTGGCGCAACGCTAGCGGATACGGAGGCCGCTATTCGCGAAGCAATTGCTTTCCACCTCGATGGGCTGCGAGAAGACGGCTCGCCCATTCCACCGCCCTCAAGTACCGTCGAATACGTCGAAGTTGCCGCCTGA